Within Limanda limanda chromosome 17, fLimLim1.1, whole genome shotgun sequence, the genomic segment CCACAGTAGCTGAGGCTTCTTGCAGCACTTTATTAGGACAGCAAGTTTTTTTATTGCAGTGATGCATTAGCgcgtgtgtcttttttttttcttttttttttacactgcagTGAAAATACCATCCACAAattcacgctctctctctctctttggctcTGCATTTTATATCTCGTGCTGTAAATCCAACCCCTgggcctccctctccctcagtCCAACGCTCCAGGATGCTGGTACCTTTGTGTGCATCATCACGTGTCACACGTCGACACCCACAGTGCGTGGATGGGTTTGTATGTGTGCTCAGTACCGCATCTCCCCAATGACCGGGCTTCATTGAATGATCAAACAAGCGAAGAcagataaaaaggaaaatatgtgGTTGGTATAGAGATGCATGAAAGATGTCATGATTCATGAGGCTCCTGTCAACCACCCCTCCCCCCCTACCCCCGTCTCTTCGTTCACACTTCCTGCCCTCCCATGACCCAGAAAAGAAGAAGCATGATTttcaaaatatgtgtttttctcCCTGCATTCCTTTCTTGCATTACAGATATTTAACaggtttctttctctctctctctgctccaccgCAAAGAtcttaaaacacagagtgatAAATACAGAGTCCTGCCACTCCCATCACAACACCCGGGAGAAATCACTTACCATCGCAATGGGCAGCCTCAGAGCCCCCTGCCCTTTACCTCAGATCCCTCCTCATCACAGGAGAGCTCCTCTGAGGCTGGGGGGGAGCAGCTGAGCGAAAGCCCCATGATCCAGCCCCAGAGACGCAGCCTTGCCTATAGTCTATCCTCATAAGCATAAATGATGTAAATTATCCCCAAGGCAGAGGCCACATCATGCAGGTTACATAAACCTGTGTGCTCGGCGTTGCTTGAGGAGCCCCCTGTATGGCACGTAGACTTAATGTGTTCCGCTTTAGTGGTTTCAAGTTAGTTGAAAAAAATCAATGGACACAAGAGACAGTTAAGACCCATTGGGATTTCATGATGAACGCTAGAAAAACATGTACACATATGGTACAGAAAGCCATGTGTGTAATGCATGTATACACATAGAGAATAAACATGAACACAGGCTAATTTGTATATGCATCACTGCATGCTCGCACGCATGCGCACatgtgaaacagaaacacacacacacacacacacatgcacattcacattTACATTAACAGTAATCTACTCAAATATGGCCCACGAGcatgattaaatgtgtcctgCCTGATGTAATGCAACGGCGCCATCTCATGTCGTGAGGAAAGAATGCAACACTGCAGCAAATGAATCCACTGCGAACAAGtggttctctctgtctctcttcttcctctccccatCTGTCTGATGGTGTAACCTGCTGGTTCATCTGGGTCGATAAGATCTTTCACCTTCCAATGAGCATGTCAGTACCAATTGTCTCACGCGGATGTGTGTGCGTACAAGCTTCTGAGCCGAATGAACGACCACCCACAAGGCCGAGAGGCTTCTGTTGCTTGATATGAACAATGTCATACATCATCTTTTAATCCACATCTTCCTCTATGCTCTCTGCTGTCTTTCAACCAATAATCCCTCTCCTTCTTTATTCTCTTGTTCATccttttttatatgtattttcttctcacacacacttcccttgtcttttgtgttttcccACCCAAGTCCTCCTCACCCACTGACATCTCCGCCTGCCTCCGTCAGCCACTGTCTGACATCATAGCAACAGCAGTGTGCGAGCCAGAGGCTTGCTTGACACTGTGCACGTCATTCCATCAATCCTGACCAGTGATCACAAGagaagcaggtgaagcaggggggttgggggggggagaCGTGGCAGAGGGAGGCCGAGCCACACCCACGTCACTGTGATATGCAGGGTGGAGGCAGTTTTAAGGCTATTTGGCCGGCACGCTGTTGGCAGGGTCGGCTTTAGGCTGCAGCATTTTAAATGATGTGACTCACTGTGGCGTGGTGCAGCAAACTGAGCATGCAAGagggttagagagagagaggggcgtcATACTGATGTGTCATAGGGCAGAGGCAGGCGAGGGGAGGGGGTTAGAGGAATCGTCTGAGGGAAGGGTATGTGAAGTGAAAGAGACTTTTTAGGGAGAAGGACGTCGGAACTTTTCACTGTGTGTATAGGCCTGTGCAGGGAAGAGTGAAGgagggacccaggaagtgaggGAAGGGATGGATTAGTGTAAGTGTAAtgaagacagggagagggaaagtgatttacattttaaaggatTATTGGCTCCTCTGCAGTCAGGAGGCTGTGCAATGAgtgcaaacacgcacacacacacacacacacacacacacacacacacacacacgctggcaAATTCTCTCTCTACTGCAGTGTCAGTAGCTCCCGCAACACATGAATCTTCTCAGAGATAGGAGAATGGCATATCATTTCATTCTAATACCAACTTCCACTAACTAATGTataagaaaacacagacatgtttgtatgcatgtgtatgtgtgtgtgagtgtgtgtttgtgtctgtgtgtgtgcgatgggGGGAATGCAGAGTGGGAGGATAGCATAAAGCATTTCTTTTGGTGGCTGCGCTGTAACGACGGTGCCCAGAAGCTTCactacacacactgcagacatCTTGTGGGGCAAGAGTGTTAAAGCACAAAGTGGGAACAGTCACAGTAATCACAAGGCTAGATTCAGTGTTGGAACAATTAATTTAATACTTCTGTTTCCTTCATGTTTGACTCAATAACTGTGTCTCATGCCAGTATCATCAAATCAAGCCAAAGTAAAATGTATTATGTATAAAGTgtattttatcactttctttctaTTCTATTCAATGTTATATCCCTTATCTTTTGTAAGTTATTATTTAAACCTCTTCTGTCACTTAAAAATCTgttcttttaaataaattacatttcaacattttattcttATCCATATACTGGacataaagcactttgagctgctcTTCTTGTATGAAAGTAGCTGTACAAACAAAgcttactattattattatgttaccaatatttaattaaaattgctttgtaattatttattgTCTGCCTTCATATTTTTGTAACTGTTTTTGACAGTTTTgacagcttctctttcctcttcttcttcttcgtattcttcttcttctaatgattattattactattattatgacGTGAAGCTTTTCCGCTCTTCTTGTCAGTTTATTCTcatattatgattatttaaaactcaaatGTTAAAACGTGTCTCTCCGGATATgaaacgaacacacacacagatcgtGCTGCATGTTTTCTGCTCACGTTGTGTCTCGGCACATTTGTGCGCTTGAGGAAACAGAggtagaaaaaaaatgaatgagtgGAACAAACCGACGTCATCAGCCTACGTCATCTATCCCTCAGCGGAAGGATACTTTCTCCCCCGAGTAGTAGTTCCGGGATGTGGGACTACTTCTCGGGATTGGAAGAGGGATAACGTTGACGGGCGTAAGGATACCACGGGGCTACGCGTCGCTAGCAGGTGCACTGCGCAGGGGAACGAGGAATAAACACCGAGAGGAACGAGTCCGCTGCTGACGGGATGTTTTACCGTTAACACCACCGAGGTCACGTCACACCACGCACCGGAACCCCGCGCTTCCACCGGAGTAATGTCACGGTAAGTCCCGCAGAGCAAAGGCCGCTAGAAGCCGTGATGTGTCCGGTTGGCTGGAGGCTAACGGTAGCAGGCGATGCTAACAGCTGACAACTGCACCGAGTGAGTGACGGGTGTTAGCGGTTGTGTTGGTTGACACGTCACATGTTTTATAAGGTCCCGACACGTGTAAATAAACGTAGATTCAGTCCGACTTGATGACGTGttgacagcccccccccccccaaactgACGTCAGCAGACGATTAATGAACCATTCAATTACTCTATAGGAGACCAGTGACGTCACGTGTGAACACTTAATTAACACGAGTTACAGAAGGTTTCGTTACACCCAGTGTTGTGGTCTGATGTGCAAGTGCAACTGTGCACAACATCATCTTttacacacacgtttgtacttctatcttagggAGGACACTTATTGACATAATACATCCACTAGCCCCTTAGCCAATCattaaccatccaaactaaatgcctgacctaaacctaattctaacccttaaCCTATTTCTTACCCTAACCAAAACCAAATTCTAACCTATTTCTAActtaaacctaattctaaccctaaacaCGATTCTAACCAAATCCAAATATAACCTACGTCTAACTTAAACATAATACtagcctaaccttaaccctaattctaaccctaacctagacTAAATTCTAACCTAATTCTAAacttaaaaccaagtcttaaccctcaaacagcccattgaaaaagtgaggacagGTCAAAATGgcctcactctgtagggtctatgctGAAACTGTACCTCTCGAAGGTATAGGTACAGgaacactcgcacacacacacagacacacacacacatacacacagacacacacagacagacacactttAGACTGTGGGGTTCATTTGTTAAATAAATGATCTGACTTGAACTCCTTTTTAACTGTAATCATGTCACCTGCTCCTATTTTACTTATCCTTTGTGTGAACATTACTTTCCATgaagtatttgttttattcacattgttttttaatgGTAAAGCACATGAAATAGTCCTGTTGTTTATTAATATGATTCAGTGACCTACATGTTCTGCTGGTGGGTGAGTTTTGTTTGACGGGACAGAGGGTTGACAAGCCCCTTCAGGCAGTTTAGTGCTAGTAACTGGACGTGAGAGCAGGATGTTTCTCTTTGCTTTCCTTGCAGCTGGGTGTAAACCATTGTGTGCAAACACGGGTGAACGCTGCCGCACCTCCACAATGGGAAAACATCTCCTTTTGTTTTAGAGTAAGATGGAGAGATTCACTGCTTGAGTCTCTCCAGTTCTGCCAAGTCACCTGAATTAATTTGGTTTCCTCATTTGTGTTCTGGGGAGTTTAATCCTTGGTGGATTTTAACAAGATTATATAAGATTATAACAAGATTATAGTATCAGAGATTGAGTTTGAATGACGCTGGTAGCAGGAACTGAAAGGAATGGAGGtagttcattttttttaccattgATGGGCTTTTGCTGAGCTGCGCCAATTCTATTCATTAGACAGTTACTGACTTCTCCCTGCAAATGTTTTAGATTTCACTCCAAACATTAGTAATTTATCTAAAATCCACTGATGCGTATCTGCCTAATCTGTTGGAGGGTTTGATGTATACTGGGAGATAATCCAAATGTATAAAACGTCAGAGTTTGTAATCTGCACCAAGGTTTCTATGCCTTCAATACATCTGGTTGTGTTTTGCCATAGTGgggaattaaattaaatacacCACAATtagatattattatattaagtACGAATATAACTTATATGTGGACAATAcacacaaaaccctttttttatagtatattcaatgatttattgtACTTATCTGATTTTTGACTTTTGAAGTCAAAGCCATTTTTGCAATTTGgtagttaaaaaaaagatgttgaAAGTTCAGCTGATATTTTATATTACACAAGCATTTTTGCCAAGAAACCCTCAAATTATGTCTTTTTAACAGATGTATTGGATCAGATGAACAATCCTGCTAATTAACCGAGCAATCAGCCTCTGACCTTAGAGTTCTTCTTCGGATCAACCACAAACTTGCCCAGTTTATTTCCTAGGACCTTAGGAAGTGTATTGTCTACTTTGAGGAGTTTTTGAAGCAGTTGTCGAGACTACAACCCTCCCATGTGTTAACTTAACACCTTTAGTTGCTGTTACCATAAAACTGTGACAGCGTCAGTGACGACAAAGCTGCATCAACAACTCACGATGTgctgacattttacagtttgatgCAACAATGTGCAGGAGGGGCTTCTTCCTACTTGGCCGGTGAAAAACTGTTAGTGTTCTTAGGGAGTTGCTCCTAAACCCCATCCCAGTTCTCCCCTGAGCTTCACACAGCACAGCTAGCCTGAAACTACTTGGCCACCCTCCAAACCTCAAATTGATTTCTCATCTCTCTTAAGTCCTAAATCCCTCTTCAGATGCCACAAGCCTGCTGCTGGAATGAATCACTTTGGCAGAGCATCTGCATGCTGTTGAGCCTCTTTTATAGGTTATGGCTGTTACGCTGTTGTGTCTTCCTGCACGTGTTGATTCCAAATACTGTCCCCTCCCGCTGCTGTACTGTGCTTTTCTTACACGTAAACATGTGTCAGTGATTTCATAGCGAGGCATTGGTGTGTGAGATAGATGGGTTGGAACTGAGGGACTGAACAGGAACCACATACTGTGTATACAACTTCCTCTCATTACCCAGAGTTCATGCCTAAATAACCTGGTTACAAACCTGGTAATATGGTTATTTTGGTCCATCTCCCATTCATAAAAATTGAGGAGGCGTTATCAATGatttttactgcagccagctgcTTTTTTTTGCTCAAGCTTCAAGATTTAAAATGTCTATATGCAACACATGTTTGTAGCTATGCCAATCTGAACTCACTCTGTGTGTATCATGGAAAACAGTATAGCCTTCTATAAAGTAGGAATTGGTAAACAAATTCAGGAACATAAAAACACTTCAATTTATTATTAGGATTATAAGAAGTAGGTACTAAATGAATGTTTATGGACCGAGAAATACTCACAGAAGCGACTATACACATTTTCAATTATGTTATTTTAGGCAGTGCTGGGCTGGCTGACTGTTATgagaaaagctttttaaatgtgGCTTTACCAAAGATAAAAGTGTGAGCGCTCTGGATGGCTGCACTGTATCTAGAGGAGAGATAACAGTATTGTTAAAGGTTAGATTCCTTATATTCTCTTAATAGACCTCATTGTTTACTTCATTTCTCTTCTAATAATATGGTTATTTCTGAATCTTTAGAATtgcaaaaacataatttgattTTGATGTGTTTTAATAGGGTGCATTAAAACCAGTTTTGTAATCAGATGTAAAAGAGTGGATGAAAGCTATAAAATAATTGTGTATGcacaagtttgtgtgtttaactcAACGGAACaattaactatatatatataaatataaatgtgattttcttttttaattatgtGCTTGCCAGTATAACAATATGCATCTATTGTTTGGTTATTTATTGCACAAGAAAAGTGGTTGTCAGGGCCTCTCTTTTTGAAGCACCTCCCTTCCTAAAATGATAAGATCAAATCCTCCCGGCACAAGCTGTTCACTGAGATGACAATAGTGAATAGAGAGTATCCTCTTTATTCTAAATTTCTAGTTCAGAATCCTCTGACGGTTATCTCAAAGACCACATGTTAATTTTGCCCCAGGACGTTCGCTGTTTGAAAACACGTTCGGAGTCATGTGAGGTAAACAGCCTCAAGAAGTGCATCAGTCATATGGCTTTCAGAAGGATggtccctctttttctttctcagtatcttttcctctcctcctagTGCCTTGAGAGAGACTTAACATGTTAGAACGAGTCAAGGATTTAACCACCAaatatttttctcttcctctgtttgttctgtctaCAGAGCAGATACCATCGGCTGACCTTTTTTCTCCGGAGTGATTCGTTCTCTACAATTAGAAGCCACTCACTCAACTACCAACAAAATGTCTGGTATGGATTTTTAAAGTATAAAGAGAGTGCCTGTGAATTTCTGTAAATCAACAATACTTCTGTTCATGTTCACAAATGCCCACTGACTATTTAGCATTAACAGTGTATTTGATTTGTTGTATTCAATTTCATCAAAAGTTATACCTTATACTCTctaatttgttattttcaaaattccctCATTGACTTTATGTTAGTTTCAGTTtaaatgacactgtttctaaTACACGATTTTGTGTTTTAGGGACCTACACACCCGCCCCGGGGGGGCCATTCTCTGCTCTTACTCCAAGTATGTGGCCTCAGGACATCTTGGCCAAGTACCATCAAGTGAGGACGACTGTCAGTGTTGTGATAGCATTAAtagcatgtttttctttttgctagCGTTAAATACAGATTGACAATATTTTGAGACGCCAAACATCAAAACAGCAGAAATTTGATTTCAAGGAACGACCCATCTGCATAGACAGAATATCAAGATGAACAAAAATGCTTCAGTAGCTTCGCCTTCATGTGACATTTGACATCTGGTGTGTTTGCTAACTGGCATTTAAGATGCTTTTAAAAGCTGCTGTGGCCACCATTAGCCACATCTTTCACTGTCACCTCTTTTCTATGACACATGTTTTCGTCTCCACAGAAAACCTCATCAGAGCAACCAGAACTCCATTATGATGACTTTGGCTTCAGAGTTGACACTGAAGGTAATATTCTTTCATACCCTCTGGGCCTCGGatattcctttttttctcccgTACTTTGTAAAGATCTTCAAAAAATCTTCAatgaacttgttgaaacctgcagaaaacagACATTTGCATCACCTACTGACtttcattaatttctctctcttctctctcatttCTCTATCATGTTCGGTGACATTACAGTTCTTTTTGCTATCATCTTCCAATATTCCATCCTCCtcaattcaatcaatcaattaaattcAAGAGTTCACAAAGTGCCTAGCTGTGTTAACCTTACATTTCCAAAGAAGTCTTAGAACCAGACAAACCAAATCCTGATGCCTCTCTTTTCACTCCCCAGACGGTGGGGAACCCAGGTCCTGGCTTGGCGCTGAAGGCTCACCCCAGCGTGAAGATCCACAGCAGCGATTGCGCTGGCAAGCCCACCTGGAGTTCACTCACAACCACACAGTGGGTGACCTGACCTGGGAGCTCATTGACCCTGTGCTTCCACGCTCCGAGCGTCTGCGTTCCTTGGTGCTCGGTGGCATACCTCACAGCATGAGGCCACAGGTAAGTGAACTTGCACAGCAGAAATGACCTATTTGTGGTGTTTACAAGCAGTGGTAAATATTGGGGGGAAAATACTGCCCAAATTTATAAAATTCATAGAGAATACATACAAATTTAACTAATTTGACTGCAGAGCTCCTTTTACCTTGGGCTGTTTAGATTTTagtaatttaaatttaaacaaaaaacaatctggAGAGTTAAAAGATTTTCTGTCTTCTAGCTTTGGATGCGGCTGTCTGGAGCGCTGCAGAAAAAGAGGACCACTGAGATCTCATACAGAGAAATCATTAAGAACAGCTCCAATGAAGACTCCTCCACAGCCAAACAGGTAAAATCCCAAACTACATGTCCACATGTAACAAACACAATCTCTCTGGTTATAATACAAAGCACTGAAGCATAGTATTCTTAAGGTTTCTTAAAATTACTTCAATGGAATGACATATTCGGTACAGTGACACACTGCTCAGTTTTATAATCATTGCCTCCTTTTTTATTGATCCTTATAATTTCAACGTAATTATTCCTTGTCTACTTCTGTCCCTTAGATAGAAAAGGACCTCTTAAGGACCATGCCAACCAATGCATGTTTCAACACTATGACCAGTGTTGGAGTGCCGAGGCTCAGACGGGTACTGAGAGGTCTAGCCTGGCTCTACCCGGACATCGGGTACTGTCAGGGTACTGGGATGGTGAGAATACCTGCTGTGCATATTGAAGCTTTTCTAAGTGTATATATAATTCCTCAGTTCATTTATAAACCTTTTCCATATCCACTGCTCTTTGTATTTTTTCCCACACGCCTATCCCCTTGGTCGCTCCAGGTGgtttcctgtctcctgctctttcttgaggaggaggatgccCTATGGATGATGTGTGCCCTGATCGAAGACCTTCTCCCTCCATCCTacttctcctccactctgctcggTGTCCAAACGGACCAGAGGGTTCTCCGCCAGCTCATTGTTCAGTACCTACCAGCCCTCGACCGCCTTCTGCAGGAGCATGACATAGGTCAGGATGGATTTTAGGAAAGAGGTTCAAAATGTGGTGCATAATCAGTGGACACTAATTGAAAACAAATTAAGTATTAAGTATAAACAGTCAATACAATATCTTATCCCTTCCTCTTTACACATCCAGAGCTGTCGCTGATCACACTCCATTGGTTCCTGACATCATTTGCCAGTGTGGTGGACATCCGTCTGCTGCTTAGGATCTGGGACCTGCTCTACTACCAGGGCTCATTGGTGCTCTTCCAGGTCACACTCGGGATGCTCAAGATCAAGGTATCTGCTCTGAACTGTTTCCTGAGTCTTGGCTCTCTCTTGCAATTTACCTTTTATGTGTGCTGTGCTGCTTCAGAGttactttattttttcagtCACTCAGTAACTGATTATGTTAATAGTTTCTTATATTTGTACAGTAAGGTATGTAATGCTAATGAGGCCAACTTTTCACCAGCTGCTATTTACAAAAAGTTTAAAAGACGAGTATTAATCCATTTAAAATGCCTTCCCCGactccaggaggaggagcttgtaTCCTCAGAGAACTCTGCTTCCATTTTTAATACTCTGTCGGACCTGCCGAGCCAGCTGAGAGATGGACCTGCAGTTCTTGGGGAAGCTATGAGGCTAGCAGGGACTCTGTCCCAGGAAACTCTGGACGCCCACCGACACAAGCACCAAGCCTATATCCTTAATGAACAGGCGCAGCTCAGCAATGGGAACAacccaacacacaacacaaatctcAACAAGGTCAGTTGGTGTCAAGCTTCTGTTCTAGCTGTGATAAACAATTTAAATCTAGCCACATATGGGCAGATTAGGAGGTTTATGtgaccattgttttttttattaaagtaataaaaaacaaataattcactttgtatttgtttacgAGCAGGTGGTGAGAAGACAGTCGCTGCGCAGGAAGTCCACCCTGAGCTCCCTGTTGTTTGGGGAGGATGAGGCAGATTCTCTAAAATCTAAGAACATAAAGCAGACGGAGCTGGTCGCTGCCCTGCGAGAGGCCATAACCCGTACTGCAGAGCACTTCCACTGTCTGGACCCGTGTCACTCCAGCACTGTGAGTTCAGACACGTCAACCCCAGAacagtgtgttttgttgtggaCTGAGAATCACTGAACTAGGAAAACCTACCTCTTATAGCTATTAGTAAAGATGCCTATTAATCCTGAATTATTTCACTTCATTGTTACCTGACGTCCCACCTCGTCTCTCTAGGACCTGACTCCTGACTACTCCATGGAGAGCCACCAGCGAGACCATGAGAACTTCCTGGTTGTGTCCCGTAACCGGCGGAGACGGGCAAAGGCTTTGCTGGATTTCGAGCGACACGACGACGACGAACTGGGCTTCCGAAagaatgacatcatcactgtgAGTCTTTACTTGCACACAATACATGTCTTGATGTTTCCACGCATGACAACTGTGCATGAC encodes:
- the sgsm3 gene encoding small G protein signaling modulator 3 isoform X2, which gives rise to MSGTYTPAPGGPFSALTPSMWPQDILAKYHQKTSSEQPELHYDDFGFRVDTEDGGEPRSWLGAEGSPQREDPQQRLRWQAHLEFTHNHTVGDLTWELIDPVLPRSERLRSLVLGGIPHSMRPQLWMRLSGALQKKRTTEISYREIIKNSSNEDSSTAKQIEKDLLRTMPTNACFNTMTSVGVPRLRRVLRGLAWLYPDIGYCQGTGMVVSCLLLFLEEEDALWMMCALIEDLLPPSYFSSTLLGVQTDQRVLRQLIVQYLPALDRLLQEHDIELSLITLHWFLTSFASVVDIRLLLRIWDLLYYQGSLVLFQVTLGMLKIKEEELVSSENSASIFNTLSDLPSQLRDGPAVLGEAMRLAGTLSQETLDAHRHKHQAYILNEQAQLSNGNNPTHNTNLNKVVRRQSLRRKSTLSSLLFGEDEADSLKSKNIKQTELVAALREAITRTAEHFHCLDPCHSSTDLTPDYSMESHQRDHENFLVVSRNRRRRAKALLDFERHDDDELGFRKNDIITIISQKDEHCWVGDLNGLRGWFPAKFVEILDERSKEYSLAGDDSVTEAVTDLARGTLCPALKAIFQHGLKKASILGGPCHPWLYIEEAASREVERDFNSVYSRLVLCKTYRLDEDGKVLTPEELLYRAVQSVNMSHDTAHAQMDVKFRSLICVGLNEQVLHLWLEVLCSSMAAVEKWYHPWSFLRSPGWVQIKCELRVLSKFAFSLSQDCELPDKKQKSTLLKAEVMDVLVQHHLFSWDL
- the sgsm3 gene encoding small G protein signaling modulator 3 isoform X1, whose amino-acid sequence is MSGTYTPAPGGPFSALTPSMWPQDILAKYHQKTSSEQPELHYDDFGFRVDTEDGGEPRSWLGAEGSPQREDPQQRLRWQAHLEFTHNHTVGDLTWELIDPVLPRSERLRSLVLGGIPHSMRPQLWMRLSGALQKKRTTEISYREIIKNSSNEDSSTAKQIEKDLLRTMPTNACFNTMTSVGVPRLRRVLRGLAWLYPDIGYCQGTGMVVSCLLLFLEEEDALWMMCALIEDLLPPSYFSSTLLGVQTDQRVLRQLIVQYLPALDRLLQEHDIELSLITLHWFLTSFASVVDIRLLLRIWDLLYYQGSLVLFQVTLGMLKIKEEELVSSENSASIFNTLSDLPSQLRDGPAVLGEAMRLAGTLSQETLDAHRHKHQAYILNEQAQLSNGNNPTHNTNLNKVVRRQSLRRKSTLSSLLFGEDEADSLKSKNIKQTELVAALREAITRTAEHFHCLDPCHSSTDLTPDYSMESHQRDHENFLVVSRNRRRRAKALLDFERHDDDELGFRKNDIITIISQKDEHCWVGDLNGLRGWFPAKFVEILDERSKEYSLAGDDSVTEAVTDLARGTLCPALKAIFQHGLKKASILGGPCHPWLYIEEAASREVERDFNSVYSRLVLCKTYRLDEDGKVLTPEELLYRAVQSVNMSHDTAHAQMDVKFRSLICVGLNEQVLHLWLEVLCSSMAAVEKWYHPWSFLRSPGWVQIKCELRVLSKFAFSLSQDCELPDKKQEKEQRPLKEGVQDMLVKHHLFSWDIDG